Genomic window (Bradyrhizobium sp. 186):
TCGGCCCTGCCTGAAGAGGCCATGCGCGAGATGCGGGAGCAGATCACGACCAACGTCAGGTTCAACGCAGTGGTGGAGACTGGCGTGCCCGGATTTATTCCTCGGGCCCGATGAACTGAGTGCCCGCTCCGGGATGATGCGGAACGCGAAGACTGAAGCCTCTCCGGCTCTGCGCCTGGTCAGAGCCGGAGTTGCTCGATCAGACCGCGTGCGTTGCGCAGATCTGCGGTGCGAGATCCCTCGGTCAGAGATCCGCAAACGCTGTCCAGAATTTCCAACGCGTCCGCATTGCGTCCCTGTCCAATTCTGAACCGCGCGATGCTGATCGCGCATCTCAGCTCCCAGAAGCGCGCGCCCTGTTGCGTCGCGATCTCCATGGCCTCGCCAAAACACCCTTCGGCAGCTGATAAATTCTTCGCCTGCTTGAGCATCAGCTCTCCCTTGATGCGGATCAGCTCCGGCAAATACCATCGCTCCTGCCGGTCGTTGCAACGTGCCAAGACGTCCTCGATCACATCAAGGCCGCGATCGGCCTGATCGGCCTCTCCGAAACACGCCGCAAGCTCGCCAAGGAGAGGAAGAAAGCGTGGCAGGAAGCGCGCATCGCCGGCGCGATTGAGCTCTTCGCGCAGCAGCGACAGGCCCGTCGCGACGTCGCCACGCTTCGCAATGACCGCCGCGTTGAAGGCTCGGGCCCACAAGCCCCACAGCCGGATTGCGTGGCGCTCGGTGTGTTCAAGTAGCTCGGTGCCGTGGCGTTCCGCGGCGTCGAAATCGCCGGCCAGGAACGCGATCGGGCAGGCGGCTTGTCCCAGCACGCTACAAAAGGTGAGCGCGTGGCCGTTGGCGCGGCCCTCCTCGATGTTTCTGGCGGCGAGCGCCTGAGCCTGATCGGCCAGACCTTGAAGCCACAGAATGCGGGCCCGGAAGTATTGCGTCGATATCCTGAGATCGAGCGGGAAGATCTTGGGCTTCTCCACCAGCACATGCAGCGAGGCGTTCACCCGATCGATACGTAGCCGCGCGTCGATCTGGTCTCCGAGATAATGCAGTGCCACCGCCATCAGCCGATCCGCCAGCATGAGATCGGTCTTGTCGGACGAGTTCGCTGCCGCGTTGGCAAAACGATCGGCGAGCGCGCGCGCCTTGCCGAATTGTCCGTTGTTGAACTGGTCGATACACAATCCCCAGAGCGCCCGCAGTCGGAAATCCTTGTCGTCCAGCCGGTCGGCCAATTCGAGGGTCGTCTCGAGGATCGGGCGCGCGTCGCGCGCGCGCCCCTCGCCATACATCAGCGACCAGCCGAGCGCCGACAGGAGCTGCATGCGGATACGGTCATCGCCGCCGGTGTCTCCGAGCGCCGCGAGCGCCGTTCTGGCGCGCTCGCGGCATTCGGCGAACGATGAAAGACGTACCCACAGGGTGACCGCGGCCGCCGTCAGTGCGATACCCAGCGCAGAGTCGCCGTCGGGCGCGAAGGCCCAGTCCAGCGCCGCGCGTACGTTGTAGAGCTCGGCGCCATAGATGCTCAGCCATTCCGGCAGCGGAGTTGATGTGTCGGATTCCGCGTGCTCGAAGAAGTCGCGAAAATGCTCGGCATGGCGTCGCGCGAACTGCCTTGTTTCGCCGAGCTCGTTCAGCTTCCCGAGCGCATAGGTGCGCGTGGTGTCGAGCAGGCGATAGCGCAACGCCCGTGAGCCGGACGGCGAGATCAGCGATTTGGTGACCAGGCTGTCGATCGCCTCAAGCGTTTCCGATGCACTAAGGCCATCGCCGGACGCGACCGCGGCAGCCGCCTCCGGTGCGAAGGGCCCGACGAAGACCGACAGTCGTCGCAAGGTGGCGCTCTCGGCCGCAGGCAGGAGGTCGTAGCTCCAGTCGAGCGCAGCGCTCAGCGTCTGGTGTCGCGGAACAGCCGTGCGCCGCCCTCGCCATTGCAGCGAAAAGCGACTGTCGAGCAGGGATGCCGTGCCTGCGATGCCGTACGCATTGACGCGGCCTGCCGCAAGCTCGATCGCAAGCGCGATGCCATCGAGGCGCCGACAGATGTTGGCGACGAGGGGCGCCTCTTCTGCGGTAAGCTGGAACGGACCTGAGCTCTGGGCGACGCGCTCGACGAAGAGTTGGGCCGCAGGGTAGGCGAGGACTTCGGCGACGTTCAGGCCGTCGCGCTCGGGCGGACAATCCAGTGGGAACAGCCGGAAGATCCGCTCCCCTTCGCTCCGGAACGACTCCCGGCTGGTTGCGAGAACGTGAAGCCGCGGCGCATCGCGAACGATGCGCTCGACCAGCGGTGCCAACGTATCCAGCACATGTTCGCAACCGTCGAAGATCAGGAGGACCGGGCTTGCCTTCAGGAATGCCAGCAGGCCCGGCATCGGATCCTCGGAGCTGGCGGTCAGTCCGAGCGCCGAGGCAATGGTGGTTGCAACGAGGTTAGCATCCCTCAGGGGACCGAAGTCGACAAAGAAAACGCGCCCACCGAAGTCCGTCGACCGGCGATGTCCGACGGCCACCGCGACCGCGGTCTTGCCGATGCCGCCCGGGCCGACCACTGTCATGAAGCGATGGAGCGAAAGCCCGTTCGAGATCTTCTCGATGACCTCCTCTCGCCCGACCATTTTTGCGAGCGGCGTCGGGAGGGAGCGTGGCCGCGCGACTTCGGCGACGGGCGAAATGGCCGACGGGGGAGCTTGAGCGAGAGAGGCGACGAAGCAATAGCCGCGCCCAGGCACATTGACGACATAACGGGCAGATTTTCCGGTATCGCCTAACACCTTGCGCAGTGCTGCGACGTGAAAGCGCAGACTGCCCTCGTCGACATTGACGTTGGCCCAGATACGCTTGACCAACACTCTCTTGTCGACGACTTCACCGGGGCGCTCGGCGAGGAAGATGAGGATATCGAGCGCGCGGCCGCCGACATGAAGCGACGCGCCATCCTTCTCCAGGAGCCGGGACCTTGGAAACAGCCGAAATGGCCCAAATGAAATGGCCGAGTTTTCGTCAGTACGATCTGGCACGCGCCATTGCCCGCTCGACGGGAGTCGAAAATTGTTTCTTCTGGTCTATCAGATCGAGGCGTCGAGTAAACTGGCCGAAAGCAGTGGGGGCGGGCAGCTTTCCGATCGGGTCGCCTGATACATGGGTCCCGCCGCACGGAAATAGTGCTTTTAAATGAGCAGTTTAGGTCAGTCTCCTCGTCACGACGAGAAGGGCTGCACCGCTTGGCGCGGGTCCACGACGATGCGCGCTGAAAGCGTGACGAGACCCATCAGTGCCGCCAGGAGCCAGAACGCTGCCGGCAGCCCGCCAGCACGAGCCACGAAGCCGACGCCGGCGGGCCCGATGAGGATGCCCGCATAGCCGGCGGTCGTGATGGCCGCGACGGCGAGACCTGTGGGCATCACCGTCTGTGTGGCTGCCCGGCGAAACAGCACCGGCACGAGGTTCGATGCACCTAATCCGATGAGGAGGAAGCCGCCCATGGCGACAGCCGCAACGGAGGCCGTGAGCAGGACAGCGAAGCCCGCGATCGCAAGCAGGCTCCCCCAGAATAATATCGCGTGATCCCCGACGCGGGCCACGATGGCGTCACCCCCGAGCCGCCCGGCGGTCATCGCGATCGAGAACACGATGTAACCAGCCCCGCCCTGCGCCTCGGAGAGGAGACCGATGCCTATGACGAGCAGTGCGCCCCAATCGAGCATGGCACCTTCGACGAGAAAAGTGATCGCACCGAGCAGCGCGAGCAGGAGCACGGATCCGTGCGGTAGCACGAACAACGGCCCTTCCTGGACCTGAGCCGAACGAAGCAGGCGCGGCCAGGCTATCAGCATCGCGATCAGCATCAGGACGGAGCAGATCAGCGTGCAAGTGAGCACGTCGAGCTGCAGCGAGAGCAATAATGTCATCAGGGTAGATCCGGCGAAGCCGCCGATGCTGAAGAGCGCGTGGAAGCCGGACATCAGCGGACGTCCCGCAGCGCGCTCCACTTCCACCGCGTGGATGTTCATGGCAACGTCGATGGAGCCAAGCGCGGCACCGAATGCGAACAGCACCAGCGCCAGCGTCGCAGGCGCGCTCGCGATCGCCAGCAGGGGCAGGACCAGCGCCAGACCGAGCCCGCCCGCGATGATGATGGGTTTGCTGCCGTAGCGTGCGCTCATGACGCCGGTCAGAAGCATCGCGACGACCGAGCCGATACCGAGGCTGAGCAGGAGCAATCCGAGGACGCCGTCGTCGACGGCAAGCCGCGCCTTCGCGAACGGCACGAGCGGCGCCCAGCACGCGATGCCGAAGCCCGCAACCAGGAAGGCGAGCCGGGTCGCAAGGCGTGTCGCCGGCCTATCGTCAGAGAGCATGAGAATTCCGGGGGAGCAGGAGAGGAGCGCGGTCGACATGCCCCAGGATTGCTGCGCCTTTATGTCCGAGGAGTGCCCGCGCCGTTCCAGCCTGCGTCAGAAAGCAGCAGGCGGACGCGAAGTCCCCTGGGTTCGTTGTCGAGCAGCAGGAGCGTTCCGCCATGCGCGGTCACAATCGCCTGCGCGATCGAGAGGCCGAGACCAAATCCGGCCGTCTCGTCCATGGTACGGGCTTCCTCTCCTCGCACGAAGGGTTCCAGCATCGCCGCCTTCCTCTCGTCGGGAATTCCAGGGCCATCGTCGGAGACGTCGATGACGACCCGATTTCCGGCGATCAACAGTTCGACCCCCACTTCGGTCCCGAATCGCGTTGCGTTCTCAACCAGGTTGGTGACTGCGCGGATGATTTCGTCCGGTCGCATGATGGACGCGGCCCTGGCGGGGCCCAGATAGGTCACCGCGTGGCCGCAATCTGAAAACTGGTCGCAGACCATCTGGAGCAGCGCGGCAACGTCCACCAATGTCGGCTTGGCGGCGCTTTCACTGCGCAGCAGTGAGAGCACCGATTCGAGCATCGACTGCATCTGATCGAGGTCGCGCACCGTTTGGGTGCGCTGTGCCGGATCCTCGATATATTCCGAGCGTAGCCGCAGGCGCGTGATCGGGGTACGCAGGTCGTGGCTGATGGCCGCGAGCATTCGGGTTCTGTCGTTCATCAGCATGGTGATGCGTTCGCGCATCCGGTTGAGCGCTCTTGCCGCGGATCTGATTTCCTCCGGACCGTTTTCGGGCAGTGGCGCGGACAACCGGTTCAAGCTGAAGTCCTCCGCCGCGCGCGCGAAGGCCGACAGGGGCGAACTCAGTGCGCGGCCGGCCCAGACGCCGAGCAGTGTAACGCTTGCCACCAGGAACAGCAGCGTGCTCGTCCAGAGGCCGCTGACGAACGGCGGCATCTTGGGCGATCCGATCGTGGCCTCGAGCACGTCGTCATTCGCCAAATAGAACCAGATGCGATTGTCTTCCGGCGCGGCGCCTCGAATGAGATCGGCCCGGCCATCCAGCGATGACGGGATGTTCAGGGGCGTCCGCTCGAGCAATGGCGCGGTGGAGGCGGACACGCCTTCTTTCAATTGGAGCCTCAGCGCCGGAAAGGTTCGGCTGATGCTTTCCAGGACGGGACCGCGCGCCGGCCGCGGCGTATTGGCCATGATCCTCGCGATCAGCTCGAATTGCTCCAGCGGCCTGTCCGCCCGCAGCTTCGGCCGGTTGAGCAGAAAATATCCGGTAATCAGGACATGGATCAGGATCAGCGACACCAGGACCAAGGCGGCGATCTGCCCGCTGATCCGCCTGAAGCTGAACAGCGCGACGAAGTCAGCGGTCCGGCTCATGCTTCCTCCACCACCGGCGTGAAGATGTAGCCGCCGGTGCGGACGGTTCTGATCACGGACGTTCCTTCCGTCCTGTCGAGCTTGCGGCGCAGCCGGCTGACCAGCACGTCGATGCTGCGGCCAAAGCCGCTTCCGGCACGGCCGCGCGTCATGTTGAGAAGGCTGTCGCGAGCAAGAATGCGGCCGGACCGTTCGCAGAAGGCCTGCAGCAGATCGAACTCGGCGCTGGTCAGCGGCACCTGCGCGCCTTCGGGGTCGCGCAATTCCCGCAATCGAAGATCGATCGACCAGCCCTGGAACTTGAGGCGCGTTGCGGCAGGTCCCGCCGCGAACCCGTTCGATTGCCGGCGCAGGATCGCGTTAATCCTGGCGAGAAGTTCGCGCGGGTTGAACGGCTTCGGCAGATAGTCGTCGGCTCCCATCTCGAGTCCGAGGATCCGGTCGAGATCCTCGCCTTTCGCGGTGAGGATGATGACCGGCGTCGAGGAGTCCACGCGCAGACGCCGGCAGAGGCTGAGGCCGTCCTCTCCCGGTAGCATCAGGTCGAGCACGATCAGGTCGACCCGGTTCTGCGACAGATAACGGTCCATCTCCTTGCCATTCGTGACCGCGGCGACCGAGAACGAATGCTCACGCAGATAGCGCGAGATGAGTTCGCGGGTCTGCTGATCGTCCTCGACGATCAAAACGGTCTGTGTGCTGTTGGTCATGAATGAGATCGCATGGGGCGTGCCGATCGTTGATCGATTTGCGGACGATTGTCTCGTCCGAAGAGTTATGGTCATGGTGCAATCCTACGGTCAGTCACGGCTTAACGCCACAACGGGGTCGAGGAAGGCGGCGCGTCGGGCGGGGAAGAAGCCGAAGGCGACGCCGATCCCGGTCGAGGTCAGGAAGGCCACTCCGATCGAGAACAGCGAATAGCTGACCCCGAATCCCGGCATCGCGATGTTGATGGCGACGCCGAGCAGGATCGCGATGAAAATGCCGGCGATGCCGCCGATGGATGAGATCAGGGTCGCCTCTACCAGGAACTGCTGGAGAATGTCGCTGCGCCTGGCGCCGACTGCCATGCGGACGCCGATCTCGCTGATCCGTTCGGAGACAAACACCAGCATGATGTTCATCACACCGATGCCGCCGACCACCAGCGAGATGACCGCAATCGCTGCTACCAGAAAGGCCAGGGTCTGCGTCGTGCTCGTGATGGTGCGGCGGATGTCGTCGGTATTGAGGATGACAAAATCCCTGGTGTTGTGCCGCTGCGTTAGCAGCGTGGTCACGGCGTCCTGTGCCAGCGCGGTCGAAATCTCGTCGCTGATCCGGAGCAGGATGCTGCGAAGCGCGCGGTCACCCGTGAACTGGGCCTGCACGGTGGTATAGGGGAGGTAGACCGACAGGTTCTGGTTCGAGCCGAAGCCGCCCTGCTGCTGGGCGATGACGCCGACGATGCGGCAGGGGACCTTGCCGAGCCAGATCACGCGGCCGATGCCTGCGGTCTGGTCATCGGCGAAGAAGGTCC
Coding sequences:
- a CDS encoding winged helix-turn-helix domain-containing protein → MPDRTDENSAISFGPFRLFPRSRLLEKDGASLHVGGRALDILIFLAERPGEVVDKRVLVKRIWANVNVDEGSLRFHVAALRKVLGDTGKSARYVVNVPGRGYCFVASLAQAPPSAISPVAEVARPRSLPTPLAKMVGREEVIEKISNGLSLHRFMTVVGPGGIGKTAVAVAVGHRRSTDFGGRVFFVDFGPLRDANLVATTIASALGLTASSEDPMPGLLAFLKASPVLLIFDGCEHVLDTLAPLVERIVRDAPRLHVLATSRESFRSEGERIFRLFPLDCPPERDGLNVAEVLAYPAAQLFVERVAQSSGPFQLTAEEAPLVANICRRLDGIALAIELAAGRVNAYGIAGTASLLDSRFSLQWRGRRTAVPRHQTLSAALDWSYDLLPAAESATLRRLSVFVGPFAPEAAAAVASGDGLSASETLEAIDSLVTKSLISPSGSRALRYRLLDTTRTYALGKLNELGETRQFARRHAEHFRDFFEHAESDTSTPLPEWLSIYGAELYNVRAALDWAFAPDGDSALGIALTAAAVTLWVRLSSFAECRERARTALAALGDTGGDDRIRMQLLSALGWSLMYGEGRARDARPILETTLELADRLDDKDFRLRALWGLCIDQFNNGQFGKARALADRFANAAANSSDKTDLMLADRLMAVALHYLGDQIDARLRIDRVNASLHVLVEKPKIFPLDLRISTQYFRARILWLQGLADQAQALAARNIEEGRANGHALTFCSVLGQAACPIAFLAGDFDAAERHGTELLEHTERHAIRLWGLWARAFNAAVIAKRGDVATGLSLLREELNRAGDARFLPRFLPLLGELAACFGEADQADRGLDVIEDVLARCNDRQERWYLPELIRIKGELMLKQAKNLSAAEGCFGEAMEIATQQGARFWELRCAISIARFRIGQGRNADALEILDSVCGSLTEGSRTADLRNARGLIEQLRL
- a CDS encoding MFS transporter gives rise to the protein MLSDDRPATRLATRLAFLVAGFGIACWAPLVPFAKARLAVDDGVLGLLLLSLGIGSVVAMLLTGVMSARYGSKPIIIAGGLGLALVLPLLAIASAPATLALVLFAFGAALGSIDVAMNIHAVEVERAAGRPLMSGFHALFSIGGFAGSTLMTLLLSLQLDVLTCTLICSVLMLIAMLIAWPRLLRSAQVQEGPLFVLPHGSVLLLALLGAITFLVEGAMLDWGALLVIGIGLLSEAQGGAGYIVFSIAMTAGRLGGDAIVARVGDHAILFWGSLLAIAGFAVLLTASVAAVAMGGFLLIGLGASNLVPVLFRRAATQTVMPTGLAVAAITTAGYAGILIGPAGVGFVARAGGLPAAFWLLAALMGLVTLSARIVVDPRQAVQPFSS
- a CDS encoding ATP-binding protein, with amino-acid sequence MSRTADFVALFSFRRISGQIAALVLVSLILIHVLITGYFLLNRPKLRADRPLEQFELIARIMANTPRPARGPVLESISRTFPALRLQLKEGVSASTAPLLERTPLNIPSSLDGRADLIRGAAPEDNRIWFYLANDDVLEATIGSPKMPPFVSGLWTSTLLFLVASVTLLGVWAGRALSSPLSAFARAAEDFSLNRLSAPLPENGPEEIRSAARALNRMRERITMLMNDRTRMLAAISHDLRTPITRLRLRSEYIEDPAQRTQTVRDLDQMQSMLESVLSLLRSESAAKPTLVDVAALLQMVCDQFSDCGHAVTYLGPARAASIMRPDEIIRAVTNLVENATRFGTEVGVELLIAGNRVVIDVSDDGPGIPDERKAAMLEPFVRGEEARTMDETAGFGLGLSIAQAIVTAHGGTLLLLDNEPRGLRVRLLLSDAGWNGAGTPRT
- a CDS encoding response regulator — its product is MTNSTQTVLIVEDDQQTRELISRYLREHSFSVAAVTNGKEMDRYLSQNRVDLIVLDLMLPGEDGLSLCRRLRVDSSTPVIILTAKGEDLDRILGLEMGADDYLPKPFNPRELLARINAILRRQSNGFAAGPAATRLKFQGWSIDLRLRELRDPEGAQVPLTSAEFDLLQAFCERSGRILARDSLLNMTRGRAGSGFGRSIDVLVSRLRRKLDRTEGTSVIRTVRTGGYIFTPVVEEA